The following are encoded together in the Mesotoga sp. Brook.08.105.5.1 genome:
- a CDS encoding CGGC domain-containing protein yields the protein MKKIGIIICGRYQSCGGGKCLRAMREHVGGFSIYPDEEELVLVGYSYCGGCPGGNVEYVPQEMIKNGAEVIHLATGMVVGYPPCPRLSQFKEFIESYYEIPVVIGTHPIPMKYLTAHEKLSFWEKSDMYEKAEHLMKEDREIMKAYD from the coding sequence GTGAAGAAAATCGGAATAATCATTTGTGGTCGGTATCAGAGTTGTGGGGGAGGGAAATGTCTCAGAGCAATGAGAGAACATGTGGGTGGTTTTTCCATTTATCCTGATGAAGAAGAACTGGTTCTTGTCGGTTATTCTTATTGTGGAGGCTGTCCGGGGGGAAATGTAGAATACGTGCCTCAAGAAATGATCAAGAACGGAGCCGAAGTAATTCATCTCGCAACTGGAATGGTGGTGGGTTATCCACCTTGTCCACGACTAAGTCAATTCAAGGAGTTCATTGAGAGTTACTATGAGATTCCAGTCGTGATTGGGACTCATCCCATACCAATGAAATATCTCACCGCCCACGAGAAGCTTTCATTCTGGGAGAAATCAGACATGTATGAAAAAGCGGAACACCTGATGAAAGAGGATAGGGAGATAATGAAGGCGTATGACTGA